The bacterium genome includes a window with the following:
- a CDS encoding 4Fe-4S dicluster domain-containing protein, translating to MSLDYLGVSTLGFDREKCVGCLMCIDVCPHGVFVAEGRAVKVENGKKCMECGACVKNCPAGAVSVKPGVGCAEAILTGWIKGGPPQCGCSGSGCC from the coding sequence GTGAGTCTTGATTATCTGGGTGTCTCCACCCTCGGATTTGACAGGGAGAAATGCGTGGGTTGCCTCATGTGCATCGACGTCTGCCCGCACGGCGTCTTCGTCGCCGAGGGGCGGGCGGTGAAGGTCGAGAACGGGAAAAAGTGCATGGAGTGCGGCGCCTGCGTCAAAAACTGCCCGGCGGGGGCTGTCAGCGTGAAGCCCGGCGTCGGCTGCGCGGAGGCCATACTTACCGGCTGGATTAAGGGCGGCCCGCCCCAATGCGGCTGCTCCGGCTCCGGCTGCTGCTGA
- a CDS encoding FxsA family protein, with translation MFPLILLLFLAVPAAEIYVLIKVGSLIGALDTFLLVLAMGAFGAFYARREGLSLLRRIQRETSEGRMPGGALIDGALLLAGGVLLITPGFITDVIGITFIFPPTRALWKRGFALWLKRKFERGEIVFRRY, from the coding sequence ATGTTCCCTTTGATTCTCCTCCTCTTCCTTGCGGTGCCCGCAGCCGAAATCTACGTTCTCATAAAGGTAGGCTCGCTTATAGGCGCGCTGGACACTTTTTTGCTCGTGCTGGCTATGGGGGCCTTCGGCGCTTTCTACGCGAGGCGCGAAGGGCTGAGCCTTCTTCGGCGCATCCAGAGGGAGACGAGCGAGGGGCGGATGCCCGGCGGCGCCCTCATCGACGGGGCGCTTCTCCTCGCGGGCGGTGTGCTCCTTATTACTCCGGGGTTTATAACCGACGTTATCGGAATAACATTCATCTTTCCTCCTACCCGAGCGCTCTGGAAGCGAGGTTTCGCCCTCTGGCTCAAGCGCAAGTTCGAGCGCGGCGAAATCGTCTTTAGGCGCTATTAA
- a CDS encoding ATP-binding cassette domain-containing protein has translation MIDASGLSKSFGGRTLFSNVDLRLDAGDRLALVGPNGSGKTTLIKILAGEEQADSGEVRGRRGSSNGYLPQEVEVDSSESLLDFVENVAGELREVQEGLTEAHKLLEEGDSSPELLLRYGHLQARYEYLGGYTLRSEARKILSGLGFSEKDFSRPLNSFSGGWRMRSLLARILLKSPEIIFLDEPTNHLDIVTLEWLENFIRESKAGFLIVSHDVSFLNRVVNGVFALEKSGAVRTKGNYERYVEERELRLSQQRAAFERQQRKRADEERFIERFRSKNTKAKQVQSRIKRMEKEEVVVPLEAFSSEKPAIRFPQPGRSGKEVVFLEGVVAGYGPNIIYKGLDFKLFRGDKAVFIGPNGAGKSTLLKLIAGVIAPSAGTVTYGHNVTRSYFSQHQMELLSPNRTVLEEILTLPGYRTEREARSLLGGFLFSGDDVEKKVSVLSGGEKSRLVMAKLLLEPGNLLLLDEPTNHLDIDACETLKNALFEFGGTIAVITHDRDLINRVANKVIYVDGGRCEEYLGNYDDFLRARSSRIQTVSPGETEAGESAGQKSSKGKEARKNAAKSREEFYKRTKSLRSGVSELEKKITGGEGRLAEVESLLSAPEIYSDPKKAAELSRERSGLESEITAASHEWEALALDLEELEKTLREELELE, from the coding sequence TTGATCGACGCCAGCGGACTATCCAAATCCTTCGGGGGAAGAACTCTCTTCTCAAACGTGGATCTGCGTCTGGACGCCGGGGACAGGCTCGCGCTTGTCGGCCCCAACGGCTCCGGCAAGACCACCCTCATCAAGATTCTGGCCGGAGAGGAACAGGCCGACAGCGGCGAGGTGAGAGGGCGAAGGGGGTCGTCAAACGGCTACCTTCCGCAGGAGGTCGAGGTCGATTCTTCGGAATCCCTGCTCGATTTCGTCGAGAACGTCGCAGGAGAGCTTCGGGAGGTGCAGGAGGGGCTTACCGAGGCGCACAAGCTCCTCGAAGAGGGAGACTCCTCCCCCGAACTGCTCCTTCGCTACGGACACCTTCAGGCCAGGTATGAGTATCTCGGCGGCTACACTCTCCGCTCCGAGGCCAGAAAGATACTCTCCGGCCTCGGCTTTTCCGAAAAAGACTTTTCCCGCCCGCTCAACTCGTTTTCCGGCGGCTGGAGGATGCGCAGCCTCCTTGCCCGCATACTTCTCAAGTCCCCTGAGATAATCTTTCTCGACGAGCCGACAAACCATCTCGACATAGTAACCCTCGAATGGCTCGAAAACTTCATTCGGGAGTCCAAAGCGGGGTTTTTAATCGTCTCTCACGACGTTTCTTTCCTCAACCGCGTGGTGAACGGCGTCTTTGCGCTGGAAAAGAGCGGGGCGGTGAGGACGAAGGGAAATTACGAGCGCTACGTGGAGGAGCGGGAACTTCGCCTTTCACAGCAACGGGCGGCCTTCGAGCGCCAGCAGCGAAAGCGCGCCGACGAGGAGCGCTTCATAGAGCGCTTCCGCTCCAAGAACACCAAGGCCAAACAGGTCCAGTCGCGGATTAAGCGGATGGAAAAGGAGGAGGTAGTCGTTCCCCTCGAAGCTTTCTCCAGCGAGAAACCGGCGATCCGCTTTCCCCAGCCGGGGCGTTCGGGGAAGGAGGTGGTTTTCCTTGAAGGAGTGGTGGCGGGCTACGGCCCGAATATCATCTACAAGGGACTCGACTTCAAGCTCTTCCGGGGTGACAAGGCGGTTTTCATCGGCCCCAACGGCGCGGGAAAATCGACCCTGCTCAAGCTCATCGCGGGAGTCATAGCTCCGTCGGCGGGAACCGTCACTTACGGCCACAACGTCACCCGCAGCTACTTTTCGCAGCACCAGATGGAGCTTTTGTCCCCCAACCGGACCGTTCTGGAAGAGATACTGACCCTGCCGGGCTACAGGACCGAGCGGGAGGCCAGATCTCTCCTCGGAGGTTTTCTCTTTTCCGGCGACGACGTGGAAAAGAAGGTTTCCGTCCTCTCCGGCGGCGAGAAGTCGCGGCTGGTGATGGCGAAGCTCCTTCTGGAGCCGGGAAACCTCCTCCTGCTCGACGAGCCCACCAACCACCTCGACATCGACGCCTGCGAGACCCTGAAAAACGCTCTTTTCGAGTTCGGCGGGACGATAGCCGTAATCACCCACGACCGCGACCTGATAAACAGGGTGGCCAACAAGGTGATTTACGTGGATGGGGGAAGATGCGAGGAGTACCTCGGCAATTACGACGATTTTCTCCGGGCGAGAAGCTCCCGCATCCAGACCGTTTCGCCCGGCGAGACGGAGGCCGGGGAGTCGGCGGGTCAGAAGAGCTCGAAGGGCAAAGAGGCGCGAAAGAACGCCGCCAAAAGCCGGGAGGAGTTTTACAAAAGGACAAAATCCCTTCGCTCCGGAGTCTCGGAGCTGGAAAAAAAGATAACCGGAGGCGAGGGGAGGCTCGCCGAGGTGGAATCGC